From one Planococcus citri chromosome 3, ihPlaCitr1.1, whole genome shotgun sequence genomic stretch:
- the viaf gene encoding viral IAP-associated factor homolog encodes MQNPNEDTEWNDILRSKGIIPPKEKEITENDIVNLVESTISQKNQNEKEMKDMTLDELDELEDEEDELALLKYRNQRIAELKALAEKAKYGSVAEISAIDYVEQVNKAGPDVYVVLHLYKQGIPLCALLNQHLAELAIKFRSTKFLKSISTTCIPNYPDKNLPTIFVYYEGNMVKQFIGPEAFYENISVEELEWMLGQAGAVQTDIEENPRPKVKDVLFSQLNSDANDW; translated from the exons ATGCAG AACCCTAATGAAGATACTGAATGGAACGACATCCTTCGAAGTAAAGGAATTATACCTCCTAAGGAGAAAGAAATTACAGAAAATGATATTGTTAATCTTGTTGAATCAACAATATCCCAGAAAAATCAAA atgaaaaagaaatgaaggaTATGACATTAGATGAATTGGATGAACTAGAAGATGAAGAAGACGAATTGGCTCTGTTAAAGTATAGAAATCAACGAATCGCCGAATTGAAAGCATTGGCAGAAAAAGCGAAATATGGTAGTGTTGCAGAAATAAGTGCTATTGACTATGTTGAACAAGTGAATAAGGCAGGACCAGACGTGTATGTTGTTTTACACTTGTATAAACAAGG aataccATTGTGCGCCTTATTGAATCAACATTTGGCAGAATTGGCAATCAAATTTCGAtctacgaaatttttgaaaagtatttcaACGACATGCATCCCCAACTATCCCgataaaaatttacctacaatCTTCGTATATTACGAAGGAAACATGGTCAAACAATTCATCGGCCCAGAAGCGTTTTACGAAAATATCTCAGTTGAGG AACTGGAGTGGATGTTGGGTCAAGCAGGTGCTGTCCAAACAGATATTGAAGAAAATCCTCGTCCAAAGGTTAAAGATGTTCTGTTCTCTCAGCTCAACTCTGATGCAAATGATTGGTGA
- the Arl2 gene encoding ADP-ribosylation factor-like protein 2 encodes MGLLTVLKKMKKKEKEMRLLLLGLDNAGKTTILKRFNGEDIHSISPTLGFNIKTLDHDNFKLNIWDVGGQKSLRSYWKNYFECTDGVIWVVDSADKRRLEDCAEELHSLLQEEQLAGATLLVFANKQDLPGALSPEEIKQVLDLDNIKTHHWRIIKCSAITGENLLTGIDWLIKDIGARIFTMD; translated from the exons ATGGGTTTACTAACTGtccttaaaaaaatgaagaaaaaagaaaaggagaTGAGATTACTTCTGCT AGGACTGGATAATGCTGGAAAAACTACAATATTGAAGCGTTTTAACGGAGAAGACATCCATTCAATATCTCCCACTCTTGGTTTCAACATTAAAACGCTAGATCATGATAA TTTTAAGCTGAATATTTGGGATGTTGGCGGTCAAAAATCATTAAGATCATactggaaaaattatttcgaatgcACCGATGGTGTTATATGGGTTGTTGATAGCGCTGATAAGAGGCGATTAGAAGATTGCGCAGAAGAATTACATTCCTTGTTACAAGAAGAG caactcGCGGGAGCCACTTTATTGGTGTTCGCTAATAAACAAGATTTACCTGGAGCTCTATCTCCAGAAGAAATTAAacaa GTATTAGATTTAGACAATATTAAAACGCATCACTGGCGTATTATTAAATGCAGTGCCATCACGGGTGAAAATTTATTGACAGGAATCGATTGGCTTATTAAAGATATCGGAGCACGAATTTTTACCATGGATTAA
- the Nop56 gene encoding nucleolar protein 56, translating into MTQLTILFEHAVGYTLFDVVEFEEIGAFLPQVEQSVTDLSRFNKVVKLSAFIPFNTAVDALEAINSISEGIAPESLASFLQMKFLKGSKKSERTLGVADSKLASNISESLGVKCVFTGVVPEIIRGIRFHFHNLVKGLTAKTAAVAQLGLGHSYSRAKVKFNVHRVDNNIIHSIALIDQFDKDINKFSMRMREWYSYHFPELYQIVPDNYLYAKVVQYIGNRKELSEEKLDELEEIVMDSAKAKAILDAARSSMGMDISPIDLENILKFTHRVIGLANCRSSISQYLKNGMSSVAPNLTALLGEQVGARLISHAGSLTNLAKYPASTVQILGAEKALFRALKTRSNTPKYGILFNSSFIGRASTQNKGRISRFLANKCSIASRLDCFAETNVNIFGEKLRQQVEDRLKFFETGDLPPKNIDVMQEAFEEFSEYQKNLKLKSEKKKKKKKQKEIAQEEVEEAADNSNISNGVPKSKKKKRPKSETVEEVENTEEIVEEAPIPKKKKKKHSKNE; encoded by the exons ATG acgCAGTTGACGATCCTCTTCGAACATGCCGTTGGATACACTCTGTTCGATGTTGTCGAATTCGAAGAAATCGGGGCCTTTCTACCCCAGGTTGAACAATCAGTTACCGACCTCAGCCGATTTAACAAAGTAGTGAAGTTATCTGCTTTCATACCTTTCAATACCGCTGTAGATGCCTTAGAAGCAATCAACAGTATCTCCGAAG GTATTGCTCCGGAAAGCTTGGCTTCTTTTCTGCAgatgaaatttctcaaaggaTCTAAAAAATCAGAACGTACTTTGGGTGTAGCAGATTCTAAATTGGCTTCTAATATATCTGAATCTTTGGgagtaaaatgtgtttttactGGTGTTGTCCCGGAAATAATTAGAG GTATTCGTTTCCATTTTCATAACTTGGTAAAAGGACTTACCGCTAAAACTGCTGCAGTAGCTCAGCTCGGTCTTGGCCATAGTTATTCTAGAGCGAAAGTGAAATTCAACGTTCATCGAGTCGATAACAATATCATTCATAGTATCGCATTGATCGACCAATTCGATAAAgatattaataaattttctatGAGAATGAG AGAATGGTATTCTTATCACTTCCCGGAATTGTATCAAATTGTTCCGGATAATTACCTGTATGCTAAAGTGGTACAATACATTGGAAATAGAAAGGAGCTATCTGAAGAAAAATTAGACGAGTTGGAAGAAATCGTGATGGATTCAGCTAAGGCTAAAGCTATTTTAGACGCTGCTAGAAGTTCTATGg GAATGGATATTTCACCGATTGATTTGGAAAATATATTGAAGTTTACTCATCGTGTTATTGGCTTGGCAAATTGTCGGTCGTCAATTtctcaatatttgaaaaatggaatgtCTTCGGTAGCTCCAAATTTGACTGCTCTACTTGGAGAACAAGTAGGCGCACGTTTAATATCGCACGCCGGTTCGCTAACAAATCTAGCGAAATACCCTGCTTCAACCGTGCAGATATTAGGAGCGGAGAAAGCGTTATTCCG AGCATTGAAGACCAGGTCCAACACTCCGAAGTATGGTATTCTGTTCAATTCTTCATTTATCGGACGTGCTAGTACCCAAAATAAAGGCCgaatttcaaggtttttagCAAACAAATGTTCAATAGCATCTCGACTCGATTGTTTTGCAG AAACCAATGTTAATATTTTTGGCGAGAAATTACGCCAACAAGTAGAAgatcgtttgaaattttttgaaaccggcgATTTACCACCGAAGAATATCGATGTAATGCAGGAAGcgtttgaagaattttctgaaTATCAG aaaaatttgaagctCAAGTccgagaaaaagaaaaagaagaagaagcagAAGGAAATAGCTCAAGAAGAAGTTGAAGAAGCAGCAGATAATTCGAATATCTCTAATGGGGTgccaaaatcaaagaaaaagaaacgacCCAAAAGTGAAACGGTGGAAGAAGTGGAGAATACGGAGGAGATTGTCGAAGAGGCGCCGAttccgaaaaagaaaaagaaaaaacattctaaaaatgaataa